In one window of uncultured Draconibacterium sp. DNA:
- a CDS encoding PKD domain-containing protein, whose protein sequence is MKNRFKILMFLAVLAFAFTACDDDDPANVAAGFTYAPEENIQAGDTVFFTNTSVEAAGYEWSFGDSETSTEANPFHIYSEPGIYDVTLIAVNDGVSNTVTHQVNVDADLGYIINYGSYNGDKSTITAYNRYADEVINEFYTSANGVSMVANVQYAYLYEGKIYLMENNADGVSWVDASTFEQTMNTISEGIIKPRYCIGYGDYLYVSCYGGDAWADSSLGYIAKINLATSEVEKIAMPGGPEGLEIIDGKLYAALRYGEQIAEMDLSTESITYFDVAGQPIFFEKDPQNNLYVTISRNYNDYETQVGMGYFNTQTNTMDAVYPLDGIGNTYDNVIDANSDFSKLYVSYTTSTNYDTYISTGSIAVFDVATKQFESENLVDGIEGINGLQVFEDDIISYVSPSATISGTAVFYSKNGEKVAEYSTGISPILMVKSK, encoded by the coding sequence ATGAAAAACCGATTTAAAATTTTAATGTTTTTGGCGGTGTTGGCATTTGCCTTTACTGCTTGCGATGACGATGATCCGGCAAATGTTGCAGCCGGGTTTACATACGCTCCCGAGGAAAATATCCAGGCGGGAGACACCGTGTTCTTTACCAACACTTCGGTAGAGGCAGCTGGTTATGAGTGGAGCTTTGGTGATAGTGAAACATCAACGGAGGCCAATCCTTTTCATATTTACTCCGAACCCGGTATTTATGATGTTACGCTGATTGCTGTAAATGATGGGGTAAGCAATACTGTTACTCATCAGGTGAATGTTGATGCCGATTTAGGATATATTATTAACTATGGAAGTTACAATGGTGATAAATCAACGATTACAGCTTACAATAGATATGCAGATGAGGTGATTAATGAATTTTATACTTCTGCCAATGGAGTAAGCATGGTAGCGAATGTACAGTATGCATATCTATATGAGGGCAAAATCTATTTAATGGAGAATAATGCTGATGGTGTTTCGTGGGTAGATGCAAGCACCTTTGAGCAAACTATGAATACCATCTCTGAAGGTATTATTAAACCGCGTTACTGTATCGGATATGGCGATTATCTGTATGTTTCTTGTTACGGAGGAGATGCTTGGGCTGATAGTTCATTAGGATATATTGCAAAGATTAATCTGGCTACTAGTGAGGTTGAAAAAATTGCCATGCCTGGTGGTCCCGAAGGACTTGAAATTATAGATGGGAAATTATATGCCGCGTTAAGATACGGAGAACAAATTGCTGAAATGGATTTGTCTACCGAGTCAATAACATACTTTGATGTAGCAGGGCAGCCAATCTTCTTTGAAAAAGATCCACAGAATAATTTGTATGTTACTATTAGCCGAAATTATAATGATTACGAAACTCAGGTTGGGATGGGGTATTTTAATACGCAGACAAACACTATGGATGCTGTTTATCCTTTAGACGGAATTGGAAATACCTATGACAATGTAATTGATGCGAACAGCGATTTCTCTAAATTATATGTTTCGTACACTACCAGTACCAACTATGATACCTATATTTCAACAGGAAGTATCGCTGTTTTTGATGTGGCAACAAAACAATTTGAATCAGAAAATTTAGTTGATGGAATTGAAGGAATAAATGGCTTGCAGGTTTTTGAAGACGACATAATCAGCTACGTGTCTCCAAGTGCTACAATAAGTGGCACGGCTGTATTTTATTCAAAAAACGGGGAAAAGGTTGCTGAATATAGTACAGGAATTTCTCCAATATTAATGGTGAAGTCAAAATAG
- the cobC gene encoding alpha-ribazole phosphatase, with protein sequence MKIYAIRHTSVNVKPGICYGQTDVDVAESFYEEQKSLLQELEQVSFDAVWSSPLLRCRKLAESLFTEREIHFDSRLKELNFGDWEMLSWDEIYAQPEGKIWMDNYQALPTKNGESYPEMVVRASDFIREIKKQKVENIAIVAHAGVIRILKSVIEKVPISQLFENFKPAYASVTVFEINEHD encoded by the coding sequence ATGAAGATATACGCGATTCGACATACCAGTGTAAATGTAAAACCTGGCATTTGTTACGGGCAGACCGATGTTGATGTGGCCGAATCATTTTATGAAGAACAAAAAAGCTTGTTACAGGAGTTGGAGCAGGTGAGTTTTGATGCCGTGTGGTCGAGCCCATTGTTACGTTGCCGGAAACTGGCCGAAAGTCTTTTTACAGAAAGAGAAATACATTTTGATTCGCGTTTGAAAGAATTGAATTTTGGCGACTGGGAGATGTTGTCGTGGGATGAAATATACGCCCAACCTGAAGGGAAAATCTGGATGGACAATTACCAGGCATTACCAACAAAAAACGGCGAATCGTATCCTGAAATGGTAGTGCGCGCTTCGGATTTTATTCGTGAAATTAAAAAACAAAAGGTTGAGAATATTGCCATTGTTGCGCATGCCGGAGTAATTCGCATTTTAAAAAGTGTGATCGAAAAAGTACCCATTTCCCAGCTCTTTGAAAATTTTAAACCGGCCTACGCCAGTGTTACCGTATTCGAAATAAATGAGCATGACTAA
- the truA gene encoding tRNA pseudouridine(38-40) synthase TruA: protein MSQRYFLQLSYKGTNYHGWQIQPNAVSVQEVMEDALSKILREKIAVVGAGRTDTGVHASYFILHFDTESGIPEKLDIVYKLNSFLPSDIAVQKVWPVDGEAHARFGATSRTYHYFITTKKDPFATETSLKYLKPLDVEKMNRAAQRLFYYTDFTSFSRLHTDVKTNNCKIMQAEWTQRGEQLQFTIKADRFLRNMVRAIVGTLLEVGQGKLSIEQFCEIIEKQDRGAAGASAPAQGLFLVDIKYPGSITQSRL, encoded by the coding sequence ATGTCGCAACGCTATTTTTTACAACTCAGTTACAAAGGAACCAATTACCACGGTTGGCAAATCCAACCGAATGCTGTTTCTGTTCAGGAGGTGATGGAGGATGCATTATCAAAAATTCTTCGTGAGAAAATAGCAGTGGTTGGTGCCGGACGAACCGATACCGGTGTGCATGCTTCGTATTTTATCCTGCATTTTGATACTGAAAGTGGTATTCCCGAAAAGCTGGATATCGTTTATAAGCTAAACAGTTTTTTACCATCCGACATTGCTGTACAAAAAGTCTGGCCGGTTGATGGGGAGGCGCATGCCCGGTTTGGTGCAACTTCTCGGACATATCATTATTTTATTACCACAAAAAAAGATCCGTTTGCTACAGAAACGAGCCTTAAGTACCTGAAGCCACTCGATGTGGAGAAAATGAACCGGGCAGCACAAAGGCTTTTTTACTACACTGATTTTACAAGTTTTAGTCGTCTGCACACCGATGTAAAAACCAACAACTGCAAAATAATGCAGGCCGAGTGGACGCAGCGTGGCGAACAATTACAGTTTACAATTAAAGCCGATCGGTTTTTGCGTAACATGGTGCGAGCAATTGTGGGAACTTTGCTGGAAGTAGGGCAGGGAAAACTCAGTATCGAACAGTTTTGTGAGATTATTGAAAAACAGGACCGAGGTGCAGCAGGAGCATCGGCACCGGCGCAAGGATTGTTTCTGGTGGATATTAAGTATCCTGGATCAATTACACAGAGCCGCCTTTAA
- a CDS encoding FAD-dependent oxidoreductase, with the protein MFATSVSCRPVTPTGVPIIGRTSKYNNLLVATGHAMMGVSLGPITGKIINQLVAGEKPDFDMELMRV; encoded by the coding sequence ATGTTCGCGACATCCGTCAGTTGTAGACCGGTTACTCCAACCGGAGTTCCAATAATTGGCCGAACAAGCAAGTACAACAACCTGCTTGTAGCAACCGGTCATGCCATGATGGGAGTTAGTCTAGGCCCTATAACCGGGAAAATTATCAACCAGTTGGTAGCAGGCGAAAAACCCGATTTCGACATGGAACTGATGCGGGTTTAG
- a CDS encoding DUF4430 domain-containing protein — protein MKIRKLKIFCLNLLLACFIGLSAFASNGEKVTVEIDFGSGNHPKLKIETNWKEGLSALEALQFVAEVKTHPVGQYVFVDEIDGVKGEPNQSVWYYKINGAPAKKIAIDQPLESGDKITWIYKQDVCSPKEGE, from the coding sequence ATGAAAATTCGGAAGTTGAAAATATTTTGCCTTAATCTGCTGTTGGCCTGTTTTATCGGATTATCGGCTTTTGCCAGCAACGGAGAAAAGGTTACTGTTGAAATAGATTTTGGATCGGGAAACCATCCAAAACTGAAAATCGAGACAAATTGGAAAGAAGGGCTTTCAGCTTTGGAAGCCCTCCAGTTTGTTGCGGAAGTAAAAACCCACCCCGTGGGGCAATATGTTTTTGTCGATGAAATTGATGGTGTAAAAGGCGAGCCGAACCAAAGTGTTTGGTACTACAAAATTAATGGCGCGCCTGCCAAAAAGATTGCTATCGACCAGCCTCTTGAAAGCGGCGATAAAATAACCTGGATTTATAAACAAGATGTTTGTAGTCCGAAGGAAGGTGAATAG
- a CDS encoding adenosylcobinamide-GDP ribazoletransferase, translating into MRNEIKIFLTALMFYTRIPVGQIEGWSEKMLNKSTRYFPVIGWIVGGVGALVYFAFGALLPVTLAVALSMVATILLTGAFHEDGFADFCDGFGGGYTSERILEIMKDSRIGTYGTVGLLSVLSIKFLALSHIDTIRIPFILIAGHAISRVFPVLLIYSSAYARLDASSKTKPVGKADSLFSLLFALVTGGVSLFFLNWHETVLVVAVLLIITFFFRNYITRKLGGYTGDVLGALQQLCEVFFSLCILAYQNM; encoded by the coding sequence ATGAGAAACGAGATAAAAATATTCCTCACCGCCCTGATGTTTTACACCCGAATTCCAGTGGGACAAATCGAAGGATGGTCGGAGAAAATGTTGAACAAATCAACGCGCTACTTTCCGGTAATCGGATGGATTGTTGGAGGAGTTGGTGCATTGGTTTATTTTGCTTTTGGAGCATTGCTGCCTGTGACGCTGGCAGTAGCACTCAGCATGGTAGCCACAATTCTGTTAACCGGTGCGTTTCACGAGGATGGTTTTGCCGATTTCTGCGATGGTTTTGGCGGTGGTTATACGTCCGAACGTATTCTGGAAATTATGAAAGACAGCCGGATCGGCACCTATGGAACGGTAGGACTTTTATCGGTTCTATCTATCAAATTTCTGGCCTTATCGCATATCGATACAATTCGGATTCCTTTTATTTTAATTGCCGGGCATGCCATAAGTCGTGTATTCCCGGTGTTGCTGATATATTCTTCTGCCTATGCACGGCTAGATGCCAGTAGTAAAACCAAGCCTGTTGGCAAAGCTGATTCATTGTTTTCATTGTTATTTGCTCTGGTTACAGGAGGAGTATCTTTGTTCTTTCTTAATTGGCACGAAACGGTTTTGGTAGTTGCCGTTTTGCTTATCATAACCTTTTTCTTTAGGAATTATATTACGCGCAAATTAGGTGGCTATACCGGCGATGTTTTAGGCGCCTTGCAGCAATTATGCGAAGTGTTTTTTTCTTTGTGTATTCTTGCTTATCAAAATATGTGA
- a CDS encoding helical backbone metal receptor yields MRIKILVVLLFAGFSVFAQDVKRVISLAPSITENIYLVGGKEKLVGCTSYCMLAINDGIEQIGSTVDVNVEKIFALKPDLVLTMKLTKPQDIATLEKLGLRVEVLETPRTFNEICEQTQQIAELIGCEDQSAEVVAKARKTVAGIQEKSKQLPPSKIFFQIGANPVFSVLDKTYMNDFILLCNATNIASGVTRGTLTRESVLLKNPDVIIIAEMGGFGKEEQKVWNSYEGMAAVKNNKVFLISSETSCSPTPANFASALKDVYRFISE; encoded by the coding sequence ATGAGAATTAAAATACTCGTAGTATTGCTGTTCGCCGGTTTTTCGGTGTTTGCACAGGACGTTAAACGCGTAATTTCGCTGGCACCATCGATTACCGAAAATATTTACCTGGTTGGCGGTAAAGAGAAACTTGTGGGATGTACAAGTTATTGTATGTTGGCGATTAATGATGGTATTGAACAAATTGGTTCGACTGTTGATGTAAATGTGGAGAAAATCTTCGCTTTGAAACCCGACTTGGTACTAACCATGAAATTAACCAAACCACAGGATATTGCTACTCTTGAAAAACTTGGATTACGCGTTGAGGTGTTGGAGACGCCGCGAACATTTAACGAAATTTGTGAACAAACACAGCAAATAGCCGAGCTGATCGGTTGCGAAGATCAATCGGCAGAGGTGGTAGCTAAAGCTCGTAAAACAGTCGCCGGAATTCAGGAAAAATCAAAGCAATTGCCTCCTTCAAAGATATTTTTTCAAATAGGTGCTAATCCCGTGTTTTCGGTGCTGGACAAAACTTATATGAACGATTTTATTCTGTTATGTAATGCCACAAATATTGCTTCCGGGGTAACGCGCGGAACCTTAACGCGCGAAAGTGTATTGCTTAAAAATCCGGATGTGATAATTATTGCCGAAATGGGCGGTTTTGGCAAGGAGGAGCAGAAAGTATGGAACAGTTACGAAGGAATGGCGGCGGTGAAAAACAACAAGGTTTTTCTTATTTCTTCCGAAACATCTTGTAGTCCTACGCCGGCAAATTTTGCAAGTGCACTGAAAGATGTTTATCGTTTTATAAGCGAGTAA
- the cobU gene encoding bifunctional adenosylcobinamide kinase/adenosylcobinamide-phosphate guanylyltransferase, giving the protein MAQITFTTGGQRSGKSSFAQKRAEESSDEPVYLATARIWDEDFHKRVKRHQSDRGDQWQTIEEEIEISKHDLAGKTVMLDCITLWLTNIFYQNKNNVDASLELAKREWDKFIKQEMKLFVVSNELGMGVHPENEIARKFADLQGWMNQYIAKSANEVFLMVSGIPVQVKGILED; this is encoded by the coding sequence ATGGCACAAATTACATTTACAACAGGCGGTCAGCGTTCGGGTAAAAGCAGTTTTGCTCAAAAACGTGCCGAAGAGAGTTCCGATGAACCGGTTTATCTCGCAACTGCCCGTATCTGGGACGAAGATTTTCATAAGCGGGTAAAACGCCATCAGTCCGATCGGGGTGATCAGTGGCAAACCATCGAGGAAGAGATTGAAATCAGTAAGCATGATTTGGCCGGGAAAACAGTCATGCTTGATTGTATTACGCTGTGGCTCACCAATATTTTTTATCAGAACAAAAATAATGTAGATGCCAGTCTTGAATTAGCCAAGCGAGAGTGGGATAAATTTATCAAACAGGAGATGAAGCTTTTTGTGGTAAGCAATGAGCTGGGAATGGGCGTTCATCCCGAAAATGAAATAGCCAGAAAATTTGCCGACTTACAAGGCTGGATGAACCAGTACATTGCCAAATCGGCGAACGAAGTTTTTCTGATGGTTTCGGGAATCCCTGTTCAAGTAAAAGGAATATTAGAGGATTAG
- a CDS encoding TonB-dependent receptor encodes MRRFVVIGIVLWALAQSVAAQELFTVFDTVQVEEVVSYGKLQKYQSGAKIERINANQFSQAQDGNLEQLLSRSLPIAFKTNAGGLATIRIRGSAPDHTSFNFGGININSLTLGHSNVNNVPIYLFDNIGVQFGSASSVNGSGSIGGAIHLGLQNHWTNGFKAEARIANGSFGEQLYGTKLFWGNGRFEAVTRAYYYSKTNDFKFTNPYYRDFENDIFEIEDIQHNAAIENMGLLQELNYKFDKDEFFIFNVWLEKDWHLVQQNMQTNLSNTDLREEYNDDHVRIWTGYKNRKSPFKFEINGGYVYDNAVSNENTSDTISTQRIIGEAFIEHDFSPEASYKAGAKVTRIYPTVYAYSKSLKHEDRVDLYASYYQRFFNRLTATLNLRYGYVTDFDVPFTPSLGLNYLALSKEKYVLRFTGNIARSYRVPTFNDRFWVPGGNPDLNPEKGMSYEFGSKWSYCVGDLSGNVKLNAFLMDVDDWILWKNGGSYWYAENVQNVQSKGLEFMTDWNYRILGLKANSGLNYTYTSARRKESKNNTNALNRQLEYVPLHAGNFFTTVAYNKFDFTIDGSYTDEQFTDEEEKNILDAYFLMNVALGYNWKIDGQNQLRINGMINNVLDKGYQASWGYAMPGIAYRLSITYKFK; translated from the coding sequence ATGAGGAGGTTTGTAGTTATTGGAATCGTATTGTGGGCGCTGGCACAAAGTGTAGCGGCGCAGGAACTCTTTACCGTGTTCGATACCGTGCAGGTTGAAGAAGTGGTGAGTTATGGAAAGCTTCAGAAATACCAGTCGGGAGCAAAGATCGAACGTATTAATGCCAACCAGTTTTCGCAGGCTCAGGATGGAAACCTGGAGCAGTTGCTCTCGCGCAGTTTACCCATCGCCTTTAAAACCAACGCAGGTGGTTTGGCCACTATTCGTATCCGGGGATCGGCACCCGATCATACCAGTTTTAATTTTGGCGGCATAAATATTAATTCGCTCACGCTTGGCCACTCCAATGTAAATAACGTACCCATTTATTTGTTCGATAATATTGGGGTGCAGTTTGGTAGCGCCAGTTCGGTAAACGGATCGGGAAGTATTGGCGGAGCCATTCATTTGGGGCTGCAAAATCACTGGACCAATGGTTTTAAGGCGGAAGCCCGTATTGCAAACGGCTCGTTTGGAGAGCAGCTCTATGGTACAAAACTCTTTTGGGGTAACGGAAGGTTTGAGGCAGTGACACGTGCTTATTATTATTCCAAAACAAATGATTTTAAATTCACAAACCCCTATTACCGCGATTTTGAAAACGACATTTTTGAAATAGAAGATATACAGCACAACGCCGCTATCGAAAACATGGGATTGCTGCAGGAACTGAATTATAAGTTCGATAAAGACGAGTTCTTCATCTTTAATGTGTGGCTTGAAAAAGACTGGCACCTGGTTCAGCAAAACATGCAAACCAACCTGAGTAATACGGATTTGCGGGAAGAGTACAACGATGACCATGTACGTATCTGGACAGGTTATAAAAACCGCAAAAGTCCCTTCAAATTCGAAATTAACGGCGGGTATGTATACGATAATGCCGTTAGCAACGAAAATACTTCCGACACCATCTCAACCCAACGCATAATTGGCGAAGCCTTTATTGAACACGATTTTTCACCTGAGGCAAGCTACAAAGCTGGAGCAAAAGTTACCCGGATCTATCCCACAGTTTACGCTTATTCCAAATCACTGAAACACGAGGATCGGGTAGATTTATATGCATCGTACTACCAACGTTTTTTTAACCGTTTAACCGCAACACTGAACTTGCGCTATGGTTATGTTACCGACTTCGATGTGCCTTTTACACCTTCGTTAGGCTTGAATTACCTGGCGCTTTCAAAAGAAAAGTATGTGCTTCGGTTTACCGGAAATATTGCACGCAGTTATCGTGTTCCAACCTTTAACGACCGCTTTTGGGTTCCCGGCGGAAATCCGGATCTGAATCCGGAAAAAGGAATGAGCTACGAATTCGGCTCAAAATGGAGCTACTGTGTTGGAGACCTTTCAGGAAATGTAAAACTGAATGCATTCTTAATGGATGTCGACGACTGGATACTTTGGAAAAACGGAGGTTCATATTGGTATGCTGAAAATGTACAAAATGTGCAAAGCAAAGGACTGGAGTTTATGACCGATTGGAATTACCGCATTCTCGGATTGAAAGCGAATTCGGGCCTGAACTACACTTATACTTCCGCCCGGCGAAAAGAATCAAAAAACAATACTAACGCACTAAACCGTCAGCTGGAATATGTGCCGCTGCATGCCGGTAATTTTTTCACAACGGTTGCGTATAATAAATTCGATTTTACCATCGACGGAAGTTACACCGACGAGCAATTCACTGATGAGGAAGAAAAGAATATTCTGGATGCTTATTTTCTGATGAACGTGGCGCTTGGTTACAACTGGAAAATTGACGGTCAGAATCAACTTCGAATTAACGGAATGATCAACAATGTGCTGGATAAAGGTTATCAGGCAAGTTGGGGCTATGCTATGCCCGGCATCGCCTACCGATTAAGCATTACATACAAATTCAAATAA
- a CDS encoding ABC transporter ATP-binding protein, translating to MEQFFQINNFSCGYPGKFLLKDVSFNVAKGDFVGIIGPNGSGKTTLFRGISGELPPLKGKMELKGLDTRKMNLKQRAQNIAIVTQNIEIGSMTVEEYVLMGRIPYHKQFQFFETKEDFAIAEKYMKLTGVEKLKGKYMNALSGGEQQLAGIARALTQEPDLLLLDEPTSHLDITHQVQTLNLIRRLSRELGLTVLMIIHDLNLAGEYCDSLIMMQEGHIRKKGLPTEVLNYKDIEAVYETVVVVRTNPISNKPVVFLVSEEVIEKS from the coding sequence ATGGAACAGTTTTTTCAGATCAATAATTTTTCCTGCGGTTATCCTGGTAAGTTTTTACTGAAGGATGTGAGTTTTAATGTGGCCAAAGGCGATTTTGTGGGGATTATCGGTCCAAATGGTTCGGGAAAAACTACGTTGTTTCGGGGGATTTCAGGAGAGCTTCCTCCGCTGAAAGGAAAAATGGAGCTGAAGGGGTTGGATACCCGAAAAATGAATCTGAAGCAGCGTGCTCAAAATATTGCCATCGTTACGCAGAATATTGAAATAGGCAGCATGACTGTGGAGGAATATGTGTTGATGGGGCGCATTCCGTATCACAAACAATTCCAGTTTTTCGAAACCAAAGAGGATTTTGCCATTGCCGAAAAATACATGAAACTAACCGGCGTTGAAAAGTTAAAAGGCAAATACATGAATGCTTTAAGTGGGGGAGAGCAACAACTTGCTGGAATTGCCCGCGCTTTAACGCAGGAGCCCGATCTGCTTTTGCTCGACGAGCCAACTTCGCATTTGGATATCACACACCAGGTACAAACGCTGAATCTGATACGTCGCCTGAGTCGCGAGCTGGGATTGACAGTTCTGATGATTATCCACGACCTGAACCTGGCCGGCGAATATTGCGACTCGCTGATTATGATGCAGGAAGGGCATATTCGTAAAAAAGGCCTGCCAACCGAAGTGCTGAATTACAAAGATATTGAGGCGGTTTACGAAACTGTTGTTGTGGTACGTACCAATCCTATTTCAAATAAACCTGTGGTATTTTTGGTGTCGGAGGAGGTTATCGAAAAAAGTTAA
- a CDS encoding iron ABC transporter permease, translated as MNSKYLKWILFLAALLVLLLVSVLFSLSAGEVKVSLSQLPQILSDKGSIEYTVLAKIRIPRILMAIGVGGALSLSGVVLQGIYRNPLVEPYTLGISGGAALGVAIAIVFGLNTLSFFSLPAFGFLGALVTLIVVYLLSIKRGGLSINSMLLIGVMVSFVSSSAMMFLMSISTTENLHNIVFWVMGSLDESNNSLIAIAFYSSLAGLVISYFFAQTLNALRLGEVKARHLGINTGLAIKLLFFVASLLTGIAVSVAGVIGFVGLVIPHLIRLIIGNDYRILLAGSFLGGAIFLILSDTIARTIISPNELPIGVITGFVGGLVFIIVLSRSKSHFKLN; from the coding sequence ATGAACAGCAAATATTTAAAATGGATACTTTTTTTAGCCGCACTTTTGGTGTTGTTGCTGGTGTCTGTTTTATTTTCATTATCGGCCGGAGAAGTAAAAGTGTCACTCTCGCAACTGCCACAAATTTTGTCGGATAAAGGCAGTATCGAATATACTGTTTTAGCCAAAATCCGCATTCCCCGAATATTGATGGCCATTGGTGTTGGAGGCGCTTTAAGTCTGTCGGGGGTGGTACTGCAGGGCATATACCGCAATCCACTGGTTGAGCCATATACGCTGGGTATTTCGGGTGGTGCTGCATTGGGCGTAGCCATTGCCATTGTTTTCGGTCTGAATACTTTGAGTTTCTTTTCGCTTCCGGCATTTGGTTTTCTAGGGGCGCTTGTTACGCTCATCGTCGTGTATCTGTTAAGTATTAAACGTGGCGGATTAAGTATTAACAGCATGTTGCTGATTGGTGTGATGGTAAGTTTTGTGTCTTCCTCGGCCATGATGTTTCTGATGTCGATTTCTACTACCGAAAACCTGCATAACATAGTCTTTTGGGTGATGGGCTCACTGGATGAATCAAACAATTCGCTGATTGCAATTGCTTTCTATTCATCACTTGCCGGATTGGTAATTTCATACTTTTTTGCACAAACACTAAATGCACTTCGCCTGGGTGAGGTAAAAGCACGGCACCTCGGAATTAACACCGGACTAGCCATAAAATTGCTGTTTTTTGTGGCTTCGCTGCTCACCGGTATAGCGGTTTCGGTAGCAGGGGTTATCGGTTTTGTTGGTTTGGTTATTCCACATCTAATCCGTCTGATTATCGGTAACGATTACCGTATTCTTTTAGCCGGTTCGTTTTTGGGAGGAGCTATTTTTCTTATTCTTTCCGATACCATTGCCCGAACCATTATTTCACCAAACGAATTACCAATTGGGGTAATAACCGGTTTTGTTGGTGGATTGGTTTTTATTATTGTACTGAGTCGCTCAAAATCTCATTTCAAACTGAATTAG
- the cobT gene encoding nicotinate-nucleotide--dimethylbenzimidazole phosphoribosyltransferase, with amino-acid sequence MTLKEQLQHKIDNKTKPIGSLGLLEKLALQIGMVQNTLSPKIEKPAHLVFAADHGLADEGISPYPKDVTWQMVMNFCAGGASINVFCRQNEMELKVFDVGVDYDFAPELPVISAKVANGSRNMRKEPAMTAEECRAAMEVGAKAVRDEAAKGCNTIGCGEMGIGNTSPSSLLMHKFTRLALENCTGRGSGLGDEQVDRKTRILKEIAAKYNPTTPEEVLATFGGLEIAAMTGAYLEAKKQNMLILIDGFIATAAVLTAIQMEPAVKDNCVFCHSSDEKGHKLMLEHLGAKPLLHLGMRLGEGTGVAVAMPLVKSAVNFLNEMSSMEDAGVSNKD; translated from the coding sequence ATGACATTAAAAGAGCAACTTCAACATAAAATCGATAATAAAACCAAGCCGATCGGATCGCTTGGACTACTTGAAAAATTGGCTCTGCAAATAGGGATGGTTCAAAATACCTTATCTCCCAAGATAGAAAAACCGGCACACCTTGTTTTTGCTGCCGATCATGGTCTGGCCGACGAAGGCATCAGTCCGTACCCAAAAGATGTAACCTGGCAAATGGTAATGAACTTTTGCGCCGGAGGTGCGTCCATCAACGTTTTTTGCCGTCAGAACGAGATGGAACTGAAAGTTTTTGATGTGGGTGTTGATTACGATTTCGCACCAGAACTTCCGGTAATTAGTGCAAAGGTTGCAAATGGAAGTCGTAATATGCGAAAAGAACCTGCTATGACTGCGGAAGAATGCCGGGCTGCCATGGAAGTTGGTGCCAAAGCCGTTCGCGACGAGGCTGCCAAAGGTTGTAATACCATCGGCTGTGGCGAAATGGGAATTGGAAACACTTCGCCTTCGTCGTTGTTAATGCACAAATTTACGCGCCTTGCTTTGGAAAATTGTACCGGCCGCGGTTCGGGTTTGGGAGACGAGCAGGTAGATCGTAAAACAAGAATTCTGAAAGAAATTGCAGCAAAATATAATCCCACAACACCTGAAGAAGTTTTGGCAACTTTCGGCGGACTCGAAATTGCTGCTATGACCGGAGCTTACCTTGAGGCGAAAAAACAAAATATGCTGATTCTTATCGATGGTTTTATTGCCACCGCTGCTGTACTTACCGCCATACAGATGGAGCCGGCTGTAAAAGATAATTGTGTATTTTGCCACAGTTCCGACGAAAAAGGACATAAACTGATGCTGGAGCACCTGGGTGCAAAACCGTTACTTCATTTGGGAATGCGACTGGGCGAAGGAACCGGAGTTGCCGTTGCAATGCCGCTGGTAAAATCGGCTGTTAATTTTCTGAATGAAATGAGCAGCATGGAAGACGCCGGCGTAAGTAATAAAGATTAA